CCTATCTCCCAGAGCACATCATCATAATGCTATGCATGTCACCATATATACAAATGATTATATTCCTATGATTGCTGAAAGAATTTTCATGCGGTTCTCGCTTAAAAGAGGCAGAGGATAAGAGAGTGAGTCTTATTCGAGAAGGTTTATTTATGTCATTCCAAGATAATGAAACTACGACAACATTAGGTCGGAGCCTGCGTCGCATGCGAAGTATACCCACACACAGTGTATGAGGTGAATGAATGTAGATGTGCGGCCGAGATAGCGGTATCTGGCGTCTGCAGCGCCGTCCTATGATGTATCGTGTTGTTCGTGCTCGCTTTATCAGGAATCAATTCACGCACCTACGACATCATGGAAAATGCgcttattttatcttaatatagCTTTTTTAAATCATTGCATTTCTAGCTATTTCCTGcgtctttttacccgactgcgccagaaggaggatTATTCCAGATGCTTATTGAGAATTTGACGATGAAAATCTTCAAAAAGGCTTTCATTGCGAACGGAACCCGGGGTATGGCGGTCCATAGTCGCACTTGTGGGTATACGGGCAGCTAGGCAGCATCAAGATAAGATACAAGGAGTGTATCGAAAAGCATTGATTGATACACAGCGCTGCGATAACGTCTCGCCTTATATATCGACCGGACACCGACCGCCGGACATCACTCCCTGGTCACCACGCTGCACACTGCACCGCCATGAAGTGCCTCGCCGTGCTCGCCCTGCTGCTCGCGTCCTCCGCGGCGCTGGCGGAACActccgcgccccccgcgccccccgcgccccccgcgcccgccgcgccctgCGACCCCGCGGCCTGCCAGCTGCCACTCTGCCGGTGTTCCGGCACCGACATCCCCGGGAGACTCGCTCCACGGGATACTCCGCAGGTGAGGACCACAAGGTCTTCTTAATCTTCTGTCGTACTTAACTACTGCACTATATACTATACTACAGTTTTCCTACTGCTGCGGTTGTCTAGTGTTCGGAGGGACCTGATAGTAAACGACGTCCCGATTTCGATGACTTATTGCATTTTTTTGTTACAACTGTCTTACGTGTAGttttttcaagtgtgggagagccatggttTGACACAgttgggccggcttgaccggagtgataccacggcctcacagaaaaccgacgtgaaacaacgcttgcgttgtgtttcgttgtgtgagtgaggttaccggaggctcgattcgccaacaacccataaattcctaacccccaaaaggccggcaacgcacttgtaacgcctctggtgtttcaagtgtccatgggctcCGGCGATTGTTtggtaccatcaggtgatccgtctgttcgtttaccggcttattccataaaaaaagtttgctATTGTCATCCGCTGCCGAGAtacgttcactgctgaacaaagaaaACCTGTTTAAAAAGGGTTTGCATCATTATCATCCGTTAGGATAATACCTCCTTAAATTATGTTCAAAATGTCACAGCCGTTGGAGACAGCCACGTGTGGTCAGGCGCAGGCCGCAgtatatcgtaagtgacccggttgtggccactttaagaattttgtcgactttgaggctttcttaacttatagtttttgttatcacgaacatatttcttgtaaaaagtcatttaacatgtattaaccttgcctaagaaaacccttttttaaagagcgtccaatagaaaaataactgtataaaaaagaaaaaaaaagggagtttgtgccatttttggccaggttcgtgccatttctggccgcggtcgtgtgccagttctggccatcaaaaatacaataaaagtaatcaaaatttattaattaaatttaacattttataaacaatggttttcatttagtttggaaaatatgaaatattattacttcacttgaatttaacttacaaataaagagatcaacatttctatgacgttggtaaaagctgcaaagtaaactgacctcccctttgggtgaaggcaatttattgcatttctgaaaatgaaaaatatgtatttgttgatatgtaaagccaaggaaaaaaagccacgataaaataaaggggaagaagtggggtgtctatgtacatcAGTATTGGCCAgtcatgtggccaaagatggagaaaatcataattttatctccattagtggccaccttctaaaaacctcacttcagaaacatatggcgacaaaataactttagtttcacttagacaatatattcttaatgtagtattaacataaacatccaaacaataagcaaagatttaaaaaataaaaaccaaatcctcacccgctcgccttagcctttttgttaagaacttaacaatttcaccctcaaccaaaaagaatgacttgttgcatcaaagtgaagtttgacacattaaagctgccaacggtattagtgtctccaatattcaatattttaaatactgtacatcacagagtaatttatttgtccatgccttagttataaatatttgaaggcccaaatggccacaaaggggtcgatggccacaaccgggtcacttgccctatctGTCGGTGCAGTCATTCACAACGCACACGATGATATCGAAACTTTTGTCAATGATTGTTAATCCGCTTACATTATCAGAAGCCActctataattaaataaatgcctATAATTAGTTCAGAGATTATGACATCACTGACCAttcattattctttattatgtTACGTTTATGTAATAAATGATATCAGGTGAGGCTTATCGggattttccaaaatttttatttccaCTTGTGTTGCAACAACATTTAACAATTTGGAATATCTGTGTCTATGTAACGCACTAAGCTCATGCTACGTGCTGTGTCCCCAGTTCGTGGTGGTGGCGTTCGAGGACAGCGTGCACGAGGAGAACATGGCGACGTTCCGGCGCGTGCTGTACGGGCGCCGCAACGCCAACCAGTGCGCGGCCGCCGCCACCTTCTTCGTCAGCCACCGCGACACCAACTACGCGCTCGTCAACGAGCTCTACAACCGCGGCCACGAGGTGGCGCTGCACTCCATCTCGCACATGAACCCCTCCACGTACTGGCGCGACGCCacctatgacgtcatcaaacaAGAGTTTGCCGACCAGAGAGTACAGATGTCGCACTTCGCCAACATTCCCTACGACTCCATCACCGGTAACTGATTCACTTGGTATTAACACGTTGCTCTAATAAACTGGACATCCTGACTCCCAGTACTTAGCTTATGAGGCCATGTGAGCATGTTGTACTTGGCGTGAGAAATACTTGCCGAAATATTACACAAACGACGACAACGACGAAGATGGTATTAGAATGTGAATATTTCCCATTTGCAGGCATGCGGCTGCCGTTCCTCCAGCTGTCGGGAGACAACAGTTACAGGGTGATGGCGGACCACGGGCTCGTGTACGACAGCAGCTGGGCCACCGCCGCGTACTCCGCGCCCGCGCTGTGGCCCTACACGCTGGACTACCGCTCCACGCAGGACTGCCTCGCGCCGCCGTGTCCCACCGCCTCCGTCCCCGGCGTGTGGGTCCAACCCGTCACTCCCTGGCTCGACCTCGCCGGCAACCCGTGCTCGCTGGTACACGAGTGCTACAACTCGTGagttttctaattatttttaatcctgCCACAAAACTGACGCGTCCAGTAATATAATGTATCGTGAGTCGCGccactttacatacatataaacttgTGATCATGTTGTTTAGAACTATCGCCATCATTTAGTACCGACTTCTTGATTTCTTTCCTGACATACCTAGTAGcgacatgtacttacttaattcATCGTGAGCGGacttatttataaacaacataACAACTAAACAAGCACGAGTTGCACTTATATTTCCAACTAgatttgattgatttgattCAATCATGATTTCGCATTTTGACCAACCACAACATGCAGTAACTACTCACAACGCCCACGTGCCAAGCTTGAATTCTGCTGCTATTGCGAAGTTACTGAGAGTGTTTGATTCACAGGCCCGACCGCTTCAACGAGACAGAATGGTTCCACTTCTTCTTGACCAACTTCGAGCGGCACTACTTCGGTAACCGCGCCCCGTTCGGCGTGTTCCTGCTGGAGGCGACCCTGTACCCGTACCCGGCCGTGCAGCGCGCGCTGCAGCGGTTCCTGGACGTGCTCAACAACCTGCAGGACGTGTTCATGGTACCCGACCTCAGCTTTATTACTGCATTCTCGAATACATGTATACGACAGTTTTGtactaataacaattaatagACACTAAGCAACAACAGCATTCGTCTATCCTAGATTCCCGGCGGGCATTCACTATCCACAGGTTATTGCTAAACTTACATAGATGTAGTGTACAGTTCCACACATTCAGTGGCAACTACTATTGTAGTAAACGCAGTCTGCTTCCACCAGGTGACCGGCGAGGAAGTCATCGAGTGGGTGAAGAGCCCAGTCCCAGTGAACCAGTACAGGACGCAGCCGTGTCGCCAGTACATACCGACCACCTGCGTGCGGGCGCAGTGCGAGCTCACCTCCGAGTACGACGGAGTGAGTACTACACGAGGTGTTTTATATCGGAATCTATATTTTATTCGTAACATGTGGAAGTTGTGTGATTGTACAAGAAGTGACGTGTAAACTATTTACATATTATGCATGTTCCCCTTTCTGCCTTCTACTAGTGAAAAAGTGTCAATtgattgtaaaattttgtttcagaGAGAATACGAATTTGAATCGTGCAACGTGTGTCCGCGTGTGTACCCGTGGCTCGGCAACCCCCTGGGCCAGTGAACCAAACTATAGactgttttgtattttaagattataataaaactttcttacttttaaatattttatatttaattttatctcctATTCTATCTTTGAAGTCCATGTGTACCATGTAccaataagatatttttatgtaccCTCCAAAGGGCAGGACAATGcactaaatacaataaaaaaaaatctacaacaaAAGGAACAATAATAGAAAATGGTAGAATGTAAGGTTTCATCAATCTGAGGCCGACGAGCAGTTGAGCTCACTCGAAAGTTTTGGAAGACGAGTAACAGGCTTGCTATGCATACACGGAATGAGTGATTAAAGCTGACctctttgtaaaatattttattgctcgATGTTGAGACACGGCAATatgttaagtaaaattaaaattttcgcCAAATTACCGAAAAACGTCACAAATTTGGGAATCAAAATCCTACCCAAATTGTAGTACGGTAGTCACTGaagcaaaataaaaagataagtaTATCTAGGTCAACAATTGCGGATCctttaaaatttcaaaacaaaatacatatttcgaCAAAACTAGTTTTAAGGGAGAACAATGAAGATGGTAAACAGCGAAAACTGCTCCGTAATCGTATGTCtggttttgaaaatatttctatCAGGTTAGGTCTGGTTAGGTCTGGCTACGTCTGGATAGGTCTGGCTACGTCTGGATAGGTCTGGCTACGTCTGGGTAGGTCTGGCTACGACTGGATAGGTCTGGCTACGTCTGGGTAGGTCTGGCTACGACTGGATAGGTCTGGCTACGTCTGGGTAGGTCTGGCTACGTCTGGATAGGTCTGGCTACGTGTGGATAGGTCTGGCTAAGTCTGGGTAGGTCTGGCTAAGTCTGGGTAGGTCTGGCTACGTCTGGATAGGTCTGGCTACGTCTGGGTAGGTCTGGCTACGACTGGATAGGTCTGGCTACGTGTGGATAGGTCTGGCTAAGTCTGGGTAGGTCTGGCTAAGTCTGGGTAGGTCTGGCTACGTCTGGATAGGTCTGGCTACGTCTGGATAGGTCTGGCTACGTCTGGCTAGGTCTGGCTACGTCTGGATAGGTCTGGCTAAGTCTGGATAGGTCTGGCTACGTCTGGATAGGTCTGGCTACGTCTGGATAGGTCTGGCTACGTCTGGATAG
This genomic interval from Spodoptera frugiperda isolate SF20-4 chromosome 14, AGI-APGP_CSIRO_Sfru_2.0, whole genome shotgun sequence contains the following:
- the LOC126911362 gene encoding chitin deacetylase 8-like — protein: MKCLAVLALLLASSAALAEHSAPPAPPAPPAPAAPCDPAACQLPLCRCSGTDIPGRLAPRDTPQFVVVAFEDSVHEENMATFRRVLYGRRNANQCAAAATFFVSHRDTNYALVNELYNRGHEVALHSISHMNPSTYWRDATYDVIKQEFADQRVQMSHFANIPYDSITGMRLPFLQLSGDNSYRVMADHGLVYDSSWATAAYSAPALWPYTLDYRSTQDCLAPPCPTASVPGVWVQPVTPWLDLAGNPCSLVHECYNSPDRFNETEWFHFFLTNFERHYFGNRAPFGVFLLEATLYPYPAVQRALQRFLDVLNNLQDVFMVTGEEVIEWVKSPVPVNQYRTQPCRQYIPTTCVRAQCELTSEYDGREYEFESCNVCPRVYPWLGNPLGQ